The DNA sequence ATGATGGTACGTCACAACACAGGTGCCAGGCAAGACAGTGGCACTACTGATCACTCTACCCAGAGCTCCCAAGTGCCACACCAATCTTGCAATCACTAAGTGCTGGCCTGGGCCAGGGCCCAGCTCCAGGCCAAGCACTTTCCAGGCAATGTCCCCGTCTGCCAGCAACCTCTTAATTAACATTATGCTCCACTACAAGCAAGGGgacaggttcagagagagaaaagcccaaTCTCTGCTCAATTTTCATAGAGTAAGGACAGCTTCCCAAACTCACTTTTCCTTTGAGCCCACATCAGTGTGTCCCCGAGCCTAGGTCTCTCTTCTCACCTGAGACTTGGACAGCTGCTGGGTCACCAGGTTGACATCAGGTGACTCTGATGTAGAAGGCCGAGGGGCTCCCCCAGGATCTGGAGGCAGTGGGCCAGATGGAAAGTAAGGCAGGACTCCTGGAGCACTAGGGCCAGGCAACCCAGGAGGTGGCACAAGTGACTGGGGGGGCAGAAGGCTAGTGGAGGAGGCAGTCTGGAGTGCAGCAGCGACAGGGACAGGTCCAGGAGGGCCAGCAGGGTGGGGAGCAGGGCCAGGGGGTGGGCAAGCAGGCTGGGGGGCAGGGCCAGGGGGTGGGCAAGCAGGCTGGGGGGCAGGGCCAGGGGGTGGGCAAGCAGGCTGGGGGGCAGGAGCAGGGGTAGAGGCTGCAGGTTGCAGAGGGGAGCCAGTGGACTGAGCGACAGGGCCAGGAGGAGGACTAGTAGGCCGGGCTGGGGATGGTGTTgaggccggggccggggccggggcagGAGGCTGAGCCATCCGAGTCCACCGCTCCAGGAGGCTTCGGTCATTATCACTAAGCACCAATCCAGCCAATGGGTCAGTAGAGGGGCCCCCCAAGGCACCGGCTCCCCTCTCTTTGCGCTCCCGTTCTTGTCTTCGCTTCTCCCGCTCCTTGGCTCGCTCCTGCCTCCTCCGCCGCTTCTCTTCCCGCTCTCTCTGACGTTCCTGGGCTGTCACGGGCTTTCGAGGCTCAGGAGCCTCCAAAGGTGCACTGGGGCCATCTGCAGGGAAGCGGGGCAGGAGAAAGGTAAAGGCTTGCGGCTGGGTCCAAGCCAGAGCGCCCGTCCACCAGTCCGCTTCCCAGCCTGTGCTGGACCCACAAAGCACCTCTGAGCCGGCTCCGCAATGACTTGAGCAGGGCAGCTTTGAGGGCTGCCTTGGTATTGTCGGAGATGGCCCCCTCTCTCTTCGGTGGAGCAGGCTCACTGACAGGCGGGAGTGGCTGCAGGGTCAGATCCACGGTGTCAGGCATCGAGCCAGAGCActgtggaggggctggagggggtGACTCCATGACACAGTCACCACTGGGAGCCCAGGGACTGGGCATCTCGACGTCTGGACAGACAGGCTCGCTGGCTACAGGCTGCAGGGAAGGCTGAAAGCGGATCTGTTGGCGGATGCCCTCGCGTCGCACGTGGAAGTCCTCGATCTCAGCCACGATGGCCTCTTTAATGCGCTCCCGGGTGAGCGCCTCCCGGTCAAAAGCAAAGTCAAAAGGTGGGGCGCAATCGGGCTCATCATCAGGGTCATGGTACTTGGCCAAGAAAGGGTGGCGAAGGGCAGCAGCTGCGGAGATGCGGGCACTGGGTTCAAAACGCAGCATGCGGCCAAGCAGTGAGAGGGCCTGACGGTCAGCACCTGGGTACACCGTCTCCCAAGGCACAGGCTGGCGTGGTGGCAGGCTCTGGATATAGGCCCGCACCCTCTCGGCCCCTACAGCCTGAATCACAGCTGGTGACGGGGTGCCCAGTATCATCATGATCAGCTGTAGCTGGTGCACATAGTTTTTGCCTGGGAAGAGCTGGCGACGGGCCAGCATCTCACCAAAGATGCAGCCCACAGACCAGAGGTCGATCGCCTGTGTGTACTCGTGCAAGGAGAGCATGAGTTCAGGGGCACGGTACCAGCGAGTGGCCACATATTCGGTCATGAAGTACTGGTGCTCGGCAGGGGAGGTACACAGGCCCCGGGCCATACCAAAGTCACCGATCTTGAGCTCACAGTTCTCATTTACCAACAGGTTGGAAGGCTTGAGGTCCCGGTGGATGACCTGAGCAGAGTGCATGTACTTGAGGCCCCGCAGCAGCTGGTACAGGAAGTACCGCACGTGCTCCAACGTGAGCGGCTGTGAGGAGTGGATGATCTGGTGCAAGTCGCTCTCCATGAGGTCCAGGACCACATAGCTGCAAGTGAGAAGGGCAGAGGCATGAGCTGCCTGGCCTACCCCCTAGCACAGGGACAAGCCAAGCCTCATCCCTACCAGCCCCAATTCTACAGGTCATGGCCTGGGTCCCCAAAAGGCTAACAGAACAGAATTAACGAAGGGCACGAGGTTCTTCATTCTCTATAGCTCTTCCATAAACTTAAATCACTTTTCTCCCAACCTAGTTAGGTTAAAGGGGAGGGGGGGACTCAACTATACCAGGACCGGTCACTAGGTTTAGTTTTACTCCATTGTTTGTTAGTAGCTGCTCTTGAAGGCTATAGTGAAAACTTGAATGTTTTTCTATAGCTAAGTATTGTGAGCAATTAGTGATTTCTCCTGTAAGTGTCCTGACAGTATAAATGCTCTATGCCTGCCATCCTTTAATAATGCGATTCTATAAAATTATTACATCTGttcagtacctttttttttttttgatacagctcagactggcctcaaactatttTATCTGTATAGCCAAGTACAGCACATCATGTCCAAGTCAATAAGTATATCTAGCCGGatgtgtggcgcacgcctttaatcctagcactcaaaaggcagaggtaggaggattgctgtgagttccaggccaccctaaaactacacagtgaattccaggtcagcctgaactagtgagaccttacatcgaaaaaaaaaaaaaaagtatatcctTTGGGGGGGCAGTATTGGGGTTCAAGGCACGCACTGTACCACAAAGCTACAC is a window from the Jaculus jaculus isolate mJacJac1 chromosome 12, mJacJac1.mat.Y.cur, whole genome shotgun sequence genome containing:
- the Mapk7 gene encoding mitogen-activated protein kinase 7 isoform X2, with amino-acid sequence MESDLHQIIHSSQPLTLEHVRYFLYQLLRGLKYMHSAQVIHRDLKPSNLLVNENCELKIGDFGMARGLCTSPAEHQYFMTEYVATRWYRAPELMLSLHEYTQAIDLWSVGCIFGEMLARRQLFPGKNYVHQLQLIMMILGTPSPAVIQAVGAERVRAYIQSLPPRQPVPWETVYPGADRQALSLLGRMLRFEPSARISAAAALRHPFLAKYHDPDDEPDCAPPFDFAFDREALTRERIKEAIVAEIEDFHVRREGIRQQIRFQPSLQPVASEPVCPDVEMPSPWAPSGDCVMESPPPAPPQCSGSMPDTVDLTLQPLPPVSEPAPPKREGAISDNTKAALKAALLKSLRSRLRDGPSAPLEAPEPRKPVTAQERQREREEKRRRRQERAKEREKRRQERERKERGAGALGGPSTDPLAGLVLSDNDRSLLERWTRMAQPPAPAPAPASTPSPARPTSPPPGPVAQSTGSPLQPAASTPAPAPQPACPPPGPAPQPACPPPGPAPQPACPPPGPAPHPAGPPGPVPVAAALQTASSTSLLPPQSLVPPPGLPGPSAPGVLPYFPSGPLPPDPGGAPRPSTSESPDVNLVTQQLSKSQVEDPLPPVFSGTPKGSGAGYGVGFDLEEFLNQSFDMGVADGPQDGQADSASLSASLLADWLEGHGMNPADIESLQREIQMDSPMLLADLPDLQEP
- the Mapk7 gene encoding mitogen-activated protein kinase 7 isoform X1, whose translation is MAEPLKEEDGDDGSGEPPGPAKAEPVHTAASVAAKNLALLKARSFDVTFDVGDEYEIIETIGNGAYGVVSSARRRLTGQQVAIKKIPNAFDVVTNAKRTLRELKILKHFKHDNIIAIKDILRPTVPYGEFKSVYVVLDLMESDLHQIIHSSQPLTLEHVRYFLYQLLRGLKYMHSAQVIHRDLKPSNLLVNENCELKIGDFGMARGLCTSPAEHQYFMTEYVATRWYRAPELMLSLHEYTQAIDLWSVGCIFGEMLARRQLFPGKNYVHQLQLIMMILGTPSPAVIQAVGAERVRAYIQSLPPRQPVPWETVYPGADRQALSLLGRMLRFEPSARISAAAALRHPFLAKYHDPDDEPDCAPPFDFAFDREALTRERIKEAIVAEIEDFHVRREGIRQQIRFQPSLQPVASEPVCPDVEMPSPWAPSGDCVMESPPPAPPQCSGSMPDTVDLTLQPLPPVSEPAPPKREGAISDNTKAALKAALLKSLRSRLRDGPSAPLEAPEPRKPVTAQERQREREEKRRRRQERAKEREKRRQERERKERGAGALGGPSTDPLAGLVLSDNDRSLLERWTRMAQPPAPAPAPASTPSPARPTSPPPGPVAQSTGSPLQPAASTPAPAPQPACPPPGPAPQPACPPPGPAPQPACPPPGPAPHPAGPPGPVPVAAALQTASSTSLLPPQSLVPPPGLPGPSAPGVLPYFPSGPLPPDPGGAPRPSTSESPDVNLVTQQLSKSQVEDPLPPVFSGTPKGSGAGYGVGFDLEEFLNQSFDMGVADGPQDGQADSASLSASLLADWLEGHGMNPADIESLQREIQMDSPMLLADLPDLQEP